A window of the Henckelia pumila isolate YLH828 chromosome 3, ASM3356847v2, whole genome shotgun sequence genome harbors these coding sequences:
- the LOC140892535 gene encoding dnaJ homolog subfamily C GRV2 isoform X4 — MDFVTRHAAADHQTPPPPTATSSSAPPEEPEYLARYTVIKHSWRGRYKRILCISSYSIITLDPNSLSVTNSYDVGSDFESAAPIIGRDENSNEFSISVRTDGRGKFKAIKFSSKYRASIMTELHRIRWNRLAALVEFPVLHLRRRTSEWVSLKMKVTYVGVEVIDLESGELSWCLDFRDMNSPAIFLLSDGQGRKNVDNGGFVLCSLYGRKSKAFQAAPGTSNAVIISNLTKTATAMVGVTLAVDSSQSLTITEYMKLRAKEAVGAEETPLGCWFVTRLRTAAHGMLPYAGSTLTLGPKGGIGDSGDAVSRQLILTKVSLVERRPENYEAVIVRPLSAVSALVRFAEEPQMFAVEFNDGCPTHVYASTSRDSLLAAVRDVLQSEVASIVQGQYPVPVLPRMTMPGHRIDPPCGRVGLQYPLSQQQLLVDTEFATMHLKYLAAAAKDAVAEGGSIPGSRAKLWRRIREFNACVPFIGVPPNVEVPEVTLMALITLLPAAPNLPPEAPPLPPPSPKAAATVIGFIACLRRLLSSRSAASHVMSFPAAVARIMGLLRNGSEGVAAETAGLVAMLIGGGPGDTNILSDTKGEQHATIMHTKSVLFSDHSNLIILVNRLKPMSVSPLLSMPVVEVFEAMICEPHGETTQYTVFVELLRLVAGLRRRLFALFGHPAESVRETVAVVMRTIAEEDAVAAESMRDAALRDGALLRHLLHGFYLPAGERREVSRQLVALWADSYQPALDLLSRVLPPGLVAYLHTRSQATSSDDVSNQEGSLMSRRQRRLLQQRRNRPGKAIPSQGHTLPSVNAAEVSEQTHPTSPYPIRGSDGYQKSAGDSNSGMVPSIRHSLTHGMENFSNKLPVVGIPPTDQLQGISSPDIPADAYESVATSVTSKVDSDVGSSEPENPGLPAPAQVIMENSLVGCGRLLLNWPDFWRAFGLDHNRADLIWNERTRQELREALKAEVHKLDLEKERTEDIVPGSRSEESISVQECLPQISWNYTEFSVRYPSLAKEVCVGQYYLRLLLESGSGSRAQDFPLRDPVAFFRALYHRFLCDADTGLTVDGAVPDEMGPSDDWCDMGRLDGFGGGGGSSVRELCARAMAIVYEQHHSLIGTFEGTAHVTVLLDRTSDRALRHRLLLLLKVLMKVLSNVEACVLVGGCVLAVDLLTVVHETSERTAIPLQSNLIAATAFMEPLKEWMLIDNNNVKVGPVEKDAIRRLWAIKEIDWTTRCWASGMSDWKRLRDIRELRWAMATRVPVLTAIQVGQVALSILQSMVAARSDIDDAGEIVTPTPRVKRILSSPRCLPHIAQSLLSGEPTIVEASATLLKDIVTRNPKAMIRLYSTGTFYFALAYPGSNLLSIAQLFSVTHIHQAFHGGEEAAVSSSLVLAKRSVLGGLLPESLLYVLERSGPVAFAAAMVSDSDTPEIIWTHKMRAENLIRQVLQHLGDFPQKMSQHCHSLYDYAPMPPVTYPELKDEMWCHRYYLRNLCDEIRFPNWPIVEHVEFLQSLLVMWREELTRRPMDLSEEEACKILEISIEDVSRDDAPKSQSLDLDDIPNLLKQIEYIDEEKLKRQYRKLAMKYHPDKNPEGREKFLAVQKAYECLQVTMQGLQGPQTWRLLLLLKGQCILYRRYGDLLMPFKYAGYPMLLNAITVDSTDNNFLSSDRAPLLVAASELVWLTCASSSLNGEELVRDGGIPLLGTLLSRCMCVVQPTTPAYEPSTTIVANIMRTLSVLSQFESARTEMLEFSGLVEDIVHCTELELVAAAVDAALQTVARVSVSSEFQDALLKAGVLWYLIPLLLQYDSTAEESDKTDAHGVGTSVQIAKNSHAVQASYALSRLSGSETGETPTPYNQAASDALRALLTPKLSSMLKNQSPKDLLATLNSNLESPEIIWNSSTRAELLTFVEEQRALHGPDGSYDLKDSHSFVYEALSKELYVGNVYLRVYNDQPDFEITEPEIFCLALIDFISHQVYKASNEGSDIPGNDDITTGPSVEQDSTCDSSPSSGGKVLGTEEIELVKKLQYGLVSLQYILTKNPNLASVVSSKEKLLPLFECFSLPVASESDIPRLCLTVLSRLTTYAPCLEAMVADSSSLLLLLQMIHSSPTCREGALHVLYALASTPELAWAAAKHGGVVYILELLLPLQAKSSGCLIIGKACWADNAWT, encoded by the exons atggactttgtcacccgcCACGCTGCCGCCGATCATCAGACACCACCACCTCCCACCGCCACCTCTTCTTCCGCCCCACCCGAGGAGCCCGAGTATTTGGCCCGTTATACAGTGATTAAGCACTCATGGCGGGGGCGTTACAAGAGAATTCTTTGCATTTCTAGTTATAGCATTATCACTTTGGATCCGAACTCGCTGTCTGTTACCAATTCTTATGATGTGGGCAGTGATTTTGAAAGTGCTGCTCCCATAATCGGGAGGGATGAAAATTCCAATGAGTTTAGTATCAGTGTGCGGACTGATGGACGTGGGAAGTTTAAGGCAATCAAGTTTTCATCGAAATACAGGGCGAGTATAATGACCGAGTTGCATAGGATAAGATGGAATAGGCTGGCTGCTTTGGTGGAATTTCCTGTTCTTCATTTGCGGAGGAGGACCTCAGAGTGGGTCTCTTTG AAAATGAAAGTCACCTATGTTGGAGTGGAGGTGATAGATCTGGAGTCTGGAGAACTTAGTTGGTGTTTGGATTTCAGAGATATGAATTCTCCTGCCATTTTTCTTTTATCTGATGGTCAGGGAAGAAAAAATGTTGACAATGGAGGATTTGTTCTTTGTTCTCTTTATGGAAGGAAATCTAAAGCTTTCCAAGCTGCTCCAGGGACTTCAAATGCTGTCATCATATCAAATTTA ACAAAAACTGCAACTGCAATGGTTGGTGTGACATTAGCTGTTGACAGTTCTCAATCACTTACCATCACAGAGTACATGAAGCTAAGGG CAAAAGAGGCTGTGGGGGCAGAAGAAACTCCTCTTGGTTGTTGGTTCGTCACAAGATTGCGTACTGCTGCTCATGGAATGCTACCTTATGCTGGATCAACTTTGACACTCGGACCAAAAGGAGGAATTGGAGACTCTGGTGATGCTGTATCTCGACAACTTATTCTCACCAAGGTTTCTCTTGTTGAAAGGCGCCCAGAAAACTATGAA GCTGTTATTGTTCGTCCTCTATCTGCTGTTAGTGCTCTTGTTCGATTTGCTGAGGAGCCACAGATGTTTGCTGTTGAATTTAACGATGGATGTCCTACACAC GTGTATGCTAGTACTTCTCGTGATAGCTTACTTGCTGCAGTTCGGGATGTTTTGCAATCCGAAGTAG CTTCAATTGTGCAGGGTCAATATCCAGTGCCGGTTTTACCCAGGATGACGATGCCTGGCCATCGAATCGATCCTCCTTGTGGTAGAGTAGGTCTGCAATATCCCTTAAGTCAGCAGCAGCTCCTTGTTGACACTGAATTTGCTACCATGCATTTGAAATACCTGGCCGCAGCTGCGAAAGATGCTGTGGCTGAAGGAGGCTCAATTCCTGGATCAAGAGCTAAACTGTGGCGCAGGATAAGAGAATTTAATGCATGCGTTCCATTTATTGGTGTTCCGCCCAATGTTGAAGTACCTGAGGTGACTTTGATGGCCTTGATTACACTGCTTCCTGCTGCTCCTAATCTTCCTCCGGAAGCCCCACCTTTGCCTCCTCCTTCTCCTAAAGCGGCTGCTACAGTGATAGGTTTCATTGCATGCTTACGGAGGTTGCTGTCTTCACGCAGTGCTGCTTCACATGTTATGTCGTTTCCTGCCGCTGTTGCAAGAATCATGGGCCTGCTTAGAAATGGTTCCGAGGGAGTAGCTGCTGAAACGGCAGGGCTTGTTGCTATGCTGATTGGTGGTGGTCCTGGGGATACAAACATATTATCTGATACAAAAGGAGAACAGCACGCAACAATCATGCACACCAAATCTGTATTATTTTCTGATCATAGTAACTTAATTATCCTTGTGAACAGATTAAAGCCCATGTCAGTTTCGCCTTTATTGTCCATGCCTGTCGTTGAAGTTTTTGAAGCAATGATATGCGAACCGCACGGTGAAACAACCCAGTACACAGTTTTTGTTGAATTACTACGCCTTGTGGCTGGGTTACGTCGTCGTTTGTTTGCTTTGTTTGGACATCCCGCAGAAAGTGTTCGAGAAACAGTTGCAGTAGTTATGCGTACGATAGCGGAAGAAGATGCTGTTGCAGCCGAATCAATGAGGGATGCTGCTTTACGTGATGGTGCCCTGCTGAGGCATTTGTTACATGGATTTTACCTTCCTGCTGGAGAGCGACGTGAGGTCAGCCGACAACTTGTTGCTCTGTGGGCAGATTCTTATCAACCTGCTCTTGATTTGTTATCTAGAGTTCTGCCACCTGGGCTGGTGGCTTATTTGCATACACGGTCTCAAGCTACTTCATCAGACGATGTATCTAATCAGGAAGGTTCCTTGATGAGCAGAAGACAGCGACGACTACTTCAACAAAGGAGGAATCGTCCTGGAAAAGCAATACCATCTCAAGGACACACTTTGCCTTCTGTTAATGCTGCTGAAGTTAGTGAGCAAACACATCCAACGAGTCCTTACCCAATTCGAGGTTCAGATGGTTACCAAAAATCTGCTGGAGATTCAAACAGTGGGATGGTTCCATCCATTCGTCATTCTCTAACTCATGGGATGGAAAACTTTTCTAACAAGCTCCCAGTAGTAGGGATCCCCCCAACGGATCAGTTACAGGGAATTTCTTCTCCTGATATCCCTGCAGATGCATATGAATCAGTGGCAACAAGTGTTACAAGCAAAGTTGATTCTGATGTTGGTTCATCTGAGCCAGAGAATCCAGGCCTTCCAGCTCCGGCGCAGGTGATCATGGAGAATTCTCTTGTTGGATGTGGAAGATTGCTATTAAATTGGCCTGATTTTTGGCGAGCTTTTGGTCTTGATCATAATCGTGCAGATTTGATCTGGAATGAGCGTACTAGACAGGAATTGAGAGAGGCTTTGAAGGCCGAGGTTCATAAACTGGATCTTGAGAAGGAACGAACTGAAGATATCGTTCCTGGCAGTAGATCTGAGGAAAGTATCAGCGTGCAAGAATGCCTCCCACAAATATCATGGAACTACACAGAATTTTCTGTAAGGTACCCCAGCTTGGCCAAAGAAGTTTGTGTGGGTCAATATTATTTGCGTTTGCTTCTTGAGAGTGGCAGCGGCAGCAGGGCTCAAGACTTTCCACTGCGTGATCCTGTTGCTTTTTTCAGAGCACTTTACCATCGATTTCTGTGTGATGCAGACACGGGCCTGACTGTAGACGGTGCTGTTCCGGATGAAATGGGTCCCTCAGATGATTGGTGTGATATGGGAAGATTAGATGGTTTTGGGGGAGGGGGAGGTTCCTCTGTCAGGGAGCTTTGTGCAAGGGCTATGGCAATTGTGTATGAACAGCATCACAGTTTGATAGGTACTTTTGAGGGTACTGCTCATGTGACAGTACTCTTGGACAGGACAAGTGATAGAGCTCTACGACACCGTCTTCTGCTTCTCTTAAAG GTTTTGATGAAGGTTTTATCGAATGTAGAGGCATGTGTCTTGGTAGGAGGTTGTGTGCTTGCAGTTGATTTACTAACAGTAGTTCACGAGACTTCTGAAAGAACTGCTATACCCCTGCAGTCTAACTTAATTGCTGCCACTGCTTTTATGGAACCCTTGAAGGAATGGATGCTCATAGACAATAATAATGTTAAAGTTGGGCCAGTGGAGAAGGATGCGATTAGAAGATTATGGGCAATAAAAGAAATTGATTGGACAACAAGGTGCTGGGCATCTGGGATGTCAGACTGGAAGAGGCTAAGAGACATCCGTGAACTACGGTGGGCAATGGCTACCCGAGTTCCTGTTCTTACTGCGATCCAG GTAGGACAGGTGGCATTGTCCATATTGCAAAGCATGGTAGCTGCTCGTTCAGATATagatgatgcaggagaaatCGTAACACCCACACCTAGAGTAAAAAGGATTTTATCAAGTCCACGTTGTCTTCCACATATCGCGCAA TCATTGCTTTCTGGTGAACCAACTATTGTCGAAGCATCTGCTACTTTACTGAAGGATATCGTCACCAGGAATCCCAAGGCAATGATTAGACTGTACAGTACTGGCACATTTTATTTCGCACTCGCATACCCTGGATCTAATCTTCTTTCAATCGCACAACTCTTCTCTGTAACACATATACATCAAGCCTTTCATGGTGGTGAAGAAGCCGCAGTTTCCTCTTCTCTGGTTTTGGCAAAACGTAGTGTTTTAGGTGGCCTCTTACCAGAGTCTTTGCTGTATGTATTGGAGCGTAGTGGGCCGGTTGCATTTGCGGCAGCAATGGTATCTGATTCTGACACTCCTGAGATAATTTGGACACATAAGATGCGGGCAGAAAATCTTATCCGTCAG GTTCTTCAGCATCTCGGTGATTTTCCTCAAAAAATGTCGCAACATTGTCATTCGTTGTATGATTATGCTCCAATGCCTCCAGTGACATATCCAGAGCTCAAAGATGAAATGTGGTGTCACCGTTATTATCTCCGAAACTTGTGTGATGAAATTAGATTTCCTAATTGGCCTATTGTTGAACATGTCGAGTTTTTGCAATCATTGCTAGTTATGTGGCGTGAGGAGTTAACCCGAAGACCAATGGATCTTTCTGAAGAAGAAGCTTGCAAAATATTGGAGATATCCATTGAAGATGTATCCAGAGATGATGCCCCTAAAAGTCAAAGTTTGGATTTGGACGATATTCCGAATCTACTGAAACAGATTGAATATATTGATGAAGAAAAACTCAAGCGACAATATAGGAAACTTGCAATGAAGTACCATCCTGACAAAAATCCTGAAGGGAGGGAGAAGTTCTTGGCAGTTCAGAAAGCATATGAATGCCTGCAG GTGACCATGCAAGGGTTGCAAGGCCCCCAAACTTGGAGACTGCTGCTGCTACTAAAGGGCCAGTGCATACTATACAGGCGATATGGGGACTTATTGATGCCATTTAAATACGCTGGATATCCAATGCTGCTAAATGCCATTACAGTCGATTCAACCGACAACAATTTTTTGTCCTCTGATCGAGCACCGCTTTTAGTTGCGGCCTCTGAGCTTGTTTGGCTAAC GTGTGCATCTTCTTCATTAAATGGTGAAGAGCTTGTTAGAGATGGTGGGATACcacttcttggaactcttctatCACGATGTATGTGTGTGGTCCAACCAACAACTCCTGCTTATGAACCATCCACCACCATTGTTGCAAACATAATGCGAACTCTCTCAGTTTTAAGTCAATTTGAAAGCGCCAGAACTGAGATGTTAGAGTTTTCTGGACTGGTTGAGGACATTGTTCATTGCACTGAACTTGAGCTTGTGGCTGCTGCTGTCGATGCTGCCCTTCAGACTGTTGCTAGAGTTTCTGTATCCTCTGAGTTTCAAGACGCTTTACTGAAGGCTGGTGTGCTGTG GTACCTCATTCCATTGTTGCTTCAGTATGATTCAACTGCAGAGGAATCGGATAAGACAGATGCTCATGGTGTTGGAACCAGTGTTCAAATAGCAAAGAATTCCCATGCTGTACAAGCATCTTATGCCTTGTCTAGGCTTAGTGGTTCGGAGACCGGTGAGACACCAACTCCTTATAACCAAGCTGCATCTGATGCCTTGAGAGCTTTGCTGACTCCTAAACTTTCAAGCATGCTGAAAAATCAATCACCCAAAGATCTTTTAGCCACATTAAACTCAAACTTGGAATCTCCTGAG ATAATTTGGAACTCCTCTACACGGGCCGAACTTTTGACGTTTGTGGAAGAACAGCGTGCACTGCATGGTCCTGATGGTTCATATGACCTAAAAGATTCACATTCATTTGTTTATGAAGCATTGTCAAAAGAACTCTATGTTGGAAATGTGTACTTGAGAGTCTACAATGATCAACCGGACTTTGAAATCACCGAGCCTGAGATCTTCTGCTTGGCCCTTATTGATTTTATATCACATCAAGTGTATAAAGCATCAAATGAAGGTTCAGATATTCCGGGTAATGATGATATAACCACCGGACCATCTGTTGAGCAGGATTCTACCTGTGATTCTTCACCATCTAGTGGTGGGAAAGTCTTGGGCACGGAGGAGATAGAGTTAGTCAAGAAACTTCAGTACGGTCTGGTATCTCTTCAG TACATCTTGACGAAGAATCCCAACTTAGCTTCTGTAGTGTCCTCAAAGGAAAAGTTATTGCCCCTTTTTGAATGCTTTTCTCTCCCAGTTGCTTCAGAAAGTGACATTCCTCGGTTATGCTTAACTGTTCTGTCACGCCTGACAACATATGCTCCCTGCCTGGAGGCAATGGTTGCAGATAGCTCTAGTCTGCTTCTTTTATTGCAGATGATTCATTCGTCTCCCACCTGTCGTGAAGGAGCTCTGCACGTTCTCTATGCCTTGGCAAGCACACCAGAGCTTGCATGGGCAGCTGCAAAGCATGGTGGGGTGGTTTACATACTTGAACTTCTCTTGCCATTACAAG CAAAGAGCAGCGGCTGCCTCATTATTGGGAAAGCTTGTTGGGCAGACAatgcatggacctag